The Prosthecomicrobium sp. N25 genome contains the following window.
CCTTCGCGACCCTCCTGCTGGAGGGGCACCCCGTCCGCCTGTCGGGCCAGGATTGCGAGCGCGGCACCTTCTCGCAGCGCCACTCGGTCCTCTACGACCAGGAGACCGAGAGCCGCTACATCCCGCTGAACAACCTCGCGGAGGGCCAGTCCCGCTACGAGGTCATCAACTCGATGCTCTCCGAGGAGGCGGTGCTCGGCTTCGAGTACGGCTACTCGCTCGCCGAGCCGAATGCGCTGACCCTCTGGGAGGCCCAGTTCGGCGACTTCGCCAACGGCGCCCAGGTGGTGTTCGACCAGTTCCTGTCGTCGGGCGAACGCAAGTGGCTGCGCATGTCGGGCCTCGTCTGCCTGCTGCCGCACGGCTACGAGGGGCAGGGGCCGGAGCACTCCTCGGCGCGCCTCGAGCGCTTCCTGCAGATGTGCGCCGAGGACAACATGCAGGTCTGCTACGCCTCGACGCCGGCCAACCTCTTCCACGTCCTGCGGCGGCAGCTCGAGCGCGAGTTCCGCAAGCCGCTGATCCTGATGACGCCGAAGTCGCTGCTCAGGCACAAGAAGTGCGTGTCGAAGCTGTCGGACTTCGACGCCGACTCCTCCTTCCACCGCCTGCTCTACGACTACGCGGAGACCAATCCGGAGCTGACCGCCACGCGGCTGGTGCCGGACGCCCGGATCCGGCGCGTCGTCCTGTGCACCGGCAAGGTCTACTACGATCTTTTGGAGGAGCGCGAGAAGCGCGGCATCGACGACGTCTACCTGCTCCGCGTCGAACAGCTCTACCCGGTGCCCCTCAAGGCGCTCGTCAAGGAGCTGACCCGCTTCCGCCAGGCCGAGATCGTGTGGTGCCAGGAGGAGCCCAAGAACATGGGCGCCTGGTTCTTCATCGAACCCTACCTGGAATGGGTGCTGGCCCAGGTCGACGCCAAGTCGCGCCGCCCGCGCTACACCGGACGGCCGGCCTCCGCCGCCACCGCCACGGGCCTGATGTCCAAGCACATGGCGCAGATGCAGGCCTTCCTGAACGACGCCCTCGGCGACTGATCCCTCCCAACGGGGCCGGGCGGCCGCCGTGCGGCCCGGCCGAAAAAGACCCGAAAGCAAGAGACCGACACCATGGCCACCGAAATCAAGGTTCCGACGCTCGGGGAATCCGTCACCGAGGCGACCGTCGCCAAGTGGTTCAAGAAGCCCGGCGAGGCCGTGAAGGCGGACGAGCCGCTCGTCGAGCTCGAGACCGACAAGGTCACGGTCGAGGTCCCGTCGCCGGCGGCCGGCGCGCTCGAGTCGATCCTCGCCGAGGCCGGCCAGACCGTCGCTGTGGGCGCCCTCCTGGGCACCATCGCGGCCGGCGCGGCCGGGACAGCCTCCCCGGCGGCCGCGGCCGCGGCCGCCCCGGCCCCTGCGGCTCCGGCCCCGGCACCCGCCCCCGCCCCCGCCGCGGCGGCGCCCTCCGGCGGCATGCCGCCGGCCCCCTCCGCCGCCAAGCTGATGGCCGAGACCGGCGTCGCGGTGGCGGAAGGATCCGGCAAGCGCGGCCAGGTGCTGAAGGGCGATGTCCTCGCCGCGATCGACACCGCCGCGAAGGCGCCCGCACCCGCCCCGGCCCCCGCCCCGGCGGCGCCGCCCGCCCCGCGCCCGAGCCCGGCTGCCGACGACGCCTCCCGCGAAGAACGGGTGCGCATGACCAAGCTGCGCCAGACGATCGCGCGCCGCCTGAAGGACGCCCAGAACACCGCCGCCATTCTGACGACGTTCAACGACGTCGACATGTCGTCCCTGATGGCGATCCGCAACCAGTATAAGGATCTCTTCGAGAAGAAGCACGGCGTGCGCGTCGGCTTCATGGGCTTCTTCGTCAAGGCCTGCGTAGCGGCCCTGAAGGAGATCCCCGCCGTCAACGGCGAGATCGACGGGCAGGACGTCATCTACAAGAACTACTACCACATCGGCGTCGCCGTCGGCTCCGACAAGGGCCTGGTCGTGCCGGTCGTGCGCGACGCGGACAGGCTGTCGATCGCCGGCGTCGAGAAGGTTATCGGCGACTTCGGCCGCCGCGCCCGCGACGGGCAGTTGAAGATCGACGACATGACCGGCGGCACCTTCACGATCTCGAACGGCGGCGTCTACGGCTCGCTGATGTCGACCCCGATCCTCAACGCGCCCCAGTCCGCCATCCTGGGCATGCATCGCATCGAGGACCGTCCGGTCGTCCGCAACGGCCAGATCGTCGTCCGCCCCATGATGTACCTGGCCCTCTCCTACGACCACCGCATCATCGACGGCAAGGAGGCCGTGACCTTCCTGGTGCGCGTCAAGGAGATGATCGAGGATCCGCAGCGCCTGGTGATGGACATCTGATGTCCGGCCTGTATCGGCGGGGAGGGATCGCGCATGTCTGACCGGGTTCTCGTCGTCACCGGCGGGAGCCGCGGGATCGGACGCGCCACCGTGCTCCTGGCGGCCGAGCGCGGCTACGACGTCGTCTTCTCCTTTGTGAGCGACAAGGCGGCCGCGGACTCCCTCGTCGACGCCGTTTCCAAGGCCGAGCGGACCGCCGTCGCGGTCCGGAGCGACATCGGCGTCGAGGCCGACGTCCTGGCCCTCTTCGCCGCGGCCGACCGGCTCGGCACCCTCGCGGGTCTCGTCAACAACGCCGGGGTGCTCGACCTCCAGGCGCGGGTCGACGAGATGTCGGTCGCGCGCCTCGAACGGATGATGCGCATCAACGTCATCGGCACGATCCTCGCGTCACGGGAAGCCGTGAAGCGCCTGTCGACCCGTCACGGCGGCAGGGGCGGCGCGATCGTCAACCTGTCATCCGCCGCCGCCGTGCTCGGCGCGCCCGGCCAGTACGCCGACTATGCCGCCTCCAAGGGCGCCATCGACACCTTCACGCTCGGCCTCGGCCGCGAGGTGGCCGCGGAGGGCATCCGCGTCAATGCCGTCAGGCCGGGCCTGATCGACACCGACATCCACGCCTCCGGCGGCATCCCGGACCGCATCGCCCAACTCCGCGACACGATCCCGATGAAGCGCGAGGGAACCGCCGAGGAATGCGCCCGCGCCATCCTCTGGCTCCTGTCCGACGAGGCGAGCTATTCGGTCGGTGCGGTCCTGCCGGTCACCGGCGGCCGATGACGGGTCTCCATATACGGATTGCCGGGTCGACGGCGCGGCCGAGGCCGCGCTAGACGGGCGCCAGAAGCAGTGCGAAAGGCAGGAAGGTCATGGCCTACGATCTCGTCGTCATCGGAACCGGCCCGGGTGGCTACGTCTGCGCGATCCGTGCGGCCCAGCTCGGCCTCAAGGTGGCGGTCGTCGAGAAGCGCAAGACGCACGGCGGCACCTGCCTGAACATCGGCTGCATCCCGTCCAAGGCCCTGCTCCACGCCTCCGAGCTGTTCGACGAGGCCGGCCACGGCTTCGCGGTGCTCGGCATCAAGGCAACGCCGGAACTCGACCTGCCCGCGATGATGAAGCACCGCGAGGACACGGTGCGGTCGAACGTCACCGGCATCGACTTCCTGATGAAGAAGAACAAGATCACGGCCCACCACGGCACAGGACGCATCGTCTCGGCCGGCCAGGTCGAGGTCACCGCCGAGGACGGGTCGAAGCAGGTGCTGGACACCAAGGCGATCGTGATCGCCACCGGTTCCGACGTCGCCCGGCTGCCCGGCATCGAGATCGACGAGAAGCAGGTCGTCTCCTCCACCGGCGCGCTGGAACTCGACAAGGTCCCGGGCCGGCTCGTCGTCGTCGGCGCCGGGGTGATCGGCCTCGAGCTCGGCTCCGTCTGGCGCCGCCTCGGCTCCGAGGTGACCGTCGTCGAGTATCTCGACCGCATCCTGCCCGGCATGGATCTCGACGTCGCCAAACAGTTCCAGCGCCTTCTCGAAAAGCAGAAGTTCGCCTTCCGCCTGTCAACCAAGGTGACGAAGGTCGAGAAGGCCGGCGACTCCCTGAAGGTGACGGTCGAGCCGGCGGCCGGCGGCGAGCCCCAGGCGATCGATGCCGACGTGGTGCTGGTCGCCATCGGCCGGGTCCCCTACACGGCCGGCCTCGGCCTGGAGGAGGTCGGCGTCGCCAGGGACAATCGCGGCCGGGTCGAGATCGACGCCCACTTCCGCACCAGCGTGCCCGGCATCTACGCCCTCGGCGACGTCGTGAAGGGCCCCATGCTCGCCCACAAGGCCGAGGACGAGGGCGTGGCGGTCGCCGAGATCCTCGCCGGCCAGGCGGGCCACGTGAACTACGACGTCATCCCGGGCGTGGTCTACACCATGCCGGAGGTCGCCTCCGTGGGACGCACCGAGGAGGAGCTGAAGGCCGCCGGCATCGCCTACAAGGCGGGCAAGTTCCCCTTCACCGCCAACGGCCGCGCGAAGTCGACCCGCCATACGGACGGCTTCGTCAAGGTGCTCGCGGACGCCGCGACCGACCGGGTGCTGGGGGTCCATATCATCGCGGCCGGCGCCGGCGAGATGATCCACGAGGCGGCGGTGCTGATGGAGTTCGGCGGCTCCGCCGAGGACCTCGCCCGCACCTGCCACGCCCACCCGACCATGTCGGAGGCCGTCAAAGAGGCGGCCCTGGCGGTCGACAAGCGCCCCATCCACATGTGAGGCGGGCGCGCGTGCGCCCCGCGGCACGGCCGGAGGTCAGTTCTCCACCCGCTCCATCTCGTAGGTGACCTGGCGCGGTTCCAGCGGCACGCGCAGGAACCGGGTGGTGACGCTGAGTCTGAGGCGCCCGTTCGCGGGCGCCTCCACCGTGATGGCCCGCTCGACCCGGTCCTCCCGGTAGGCGGCGACGAGCCCGAGCCGGTCGGCCCGGGACCCGGTCCAGGCCGCGGGGATGGCCTGCCAGGCGCATTCGTAGCGGAGGCAACGCACCCTGAGGGCGATCTCGGCCCTCGGCTTGCCGGCGTCCTGCTCGCGGCAGTCGACGCGGATGTCGGCCGCGATCACGTCGCTGCCCTCCACCGGCGCCACGTTGCGCCAGGCCCCGGCGAATCGGGCCGCGTCGCAGGCGGCGTCGGTCGACCCGGCGCGCTCGGGCGTCAGGCCCAGCGTGAAAACGAGGAACCCTGCGGCGGCGACGCCGGCGGCTCCGATCCCATGACGTCTCATCGTGGCTCTCCCCGGTTCTTAGGTCCGGTTGGCGGGGAGAGTGGACCGGGCTGCGTGAATGCCCCGGGAAATGCGCGTTCAGTTTCGGTTCATGCGGCCGCCCCTTCGTGAAAAAGGCGCCCGGAGGCGCCTTTCGCGACCGGCCGGGGGCTCAGTTCTTCACGGTGGCCGGTGCCTGAGCCGGAGGCGGGGCCTCGGCTGTGGTGATGGGCTGGGCGGGCTTCGACTGGGCGTTGACGTTGTGCCCGCAATCGGCCAGGGCGGCCGAGGCGGAGAGCGCGAGCCCCAGGCCCGCAGCGACGACGGATGCTGTCCGGATCATCGATCGTTCTCCTCGCAGAAAGGCGCGGGATCGGGGAAGCCGACCCCGCGGTTGTCAGCCTAGCATCATCCGCCCCGCCCTGGCCATCCGCCCGCTCATCACGTCTGCGCCGGCAGCCGTCACGGGACCGCCGTGAGCCGGTAGCCCGACCGGCGCAGCAGGGCGACGAGGCCCTCCTCGCCGACGAGGTGCAGGGCCCCGACCGCCAGGAACGCGTTGCCGCCGTCGATCAGCGGACGCGCGGTCGCGGCCATCGCGTGGTTGCGGCGGAAGGACGCGTTGCGCAACAGGCCCTCCGCGAAGCCCGACCCGCCCTCGGGCGGCCTGAACAGGGCGACCGCCGTCGCCCACAAAAGTCCGACCCGGCCGCTCCGATAGAGCGCGACGGTCGTCTCCTGCAGGTCCTCGAGCCGCGGCCCCGCGGCGACCAGCGCCCGCAGGAAGGCGATCTGCTCCGCCTCGCTCATCGCGTCGATGGCCTGGAACTGGTCGATCACGGTTTCCAGGTCGACCACCGGCTTGCCGGCCGCCTTCGCGCGCTTGCCGATGGCGATGTCGAGGAAGTCGACCCCGGCGATCCACCGCTGCAGTTCGCAGGGCGGATACATCAGGAGCCCGAAGGAGAGGATCCAGGGCTTCCAGCCCATCACCGCCCAGCCCGGGATGCCGCGCCGCTCGACCTCCGCCTTGACGGCCGCCCAGGCCTCCGGCCCGATCACGCCCGCGAGCGTCCGGCCGTCCTGGTAGACCATGGCCGTGAGGCCCTCGCCATAGGCGGCCCGGGCCAAGGCCGGGTCGAGCACATTGGTGTTCTCGAGCGCCACCACCCGCGCCCCGTCGAGCGCCCGGGCCCGGGCGGGCGGCAGGTCGAGGATGCGCGGATCCGACAGATGGGCGGTGCCGAGCAGCCACGAGGGGGCCGCCCCGTTCGGCGGGTCGATGCGCCAGAAGCCCGCCTCCCCGTTCTCGACCGCCGCGCCGCTCGCCAGGATCGCCGCATGCTGCACCGGATCGGCGGTCTTCATCTCGGCCAGCAAGTCGCGCCCGCCGCAGACCGGCGGGGCGGCCTCGGCCGGCGCCGACAGGAGGGCGGCGACGATCAGCGGAAGAAGGCGCAGGGCGCGCATGGGACGCCTCCGGGACGGTCAGGCACGGGGATGGGTCTTGCGATAGATCTCGATCAGCCGCGCGGTGTCGACCCCCGTATAGACCTGGGTGGTGGACAGGCTGGCATGCCCGAGCAGTTCCTGGATCGAGCGCAGGTCCGCCCCGCCGGCCAGCAGGTGGGTCGCGAAGGAGTGCCGGAGCGCGTGCGGGGTGGCGCTGTCCGGCAGGCCGAGCGCCCCGCGCAGCCGCTCGACGGCCAGTTGCACCACCCGCGGCGACAAGGGTCCGCCCTTCACGCCGACGAAGAGCGGCCCCTCCGGCTCGAGCGGCCAGGGACAGAGCTTCAGGTAGTCGAGCACGCCCCGCCGGATCGCCGGCAGGATCGGGACCACCCGGGTCTTGCCGCCCTTCCCCGTCACCCGCAGGCTCTCGGCGGCGATCGGCGCGGCGGCCCGCGTCAGCGCCAGGGCCTCGGAGATGCGCAGTCCCGCCCCGTAGAGGAGGCCCAGAACGGCGGCATCGCGCGCGGCCACCCAGGGCTCCTCGGCGAGGCTCTCGCGGGCGTCGACGAGCCTGAGCGCCGGCCCGGCCTCCAGCGGCTTTGGGAGCGACTTCCCCGGCTTTGGCGCGCGCACGGCCGCGAAGGGCGCCGCGTTGACCCCGTCCCGCCGCTCCAGGAAGCGCACCAGGGACCGGACCCCCGCGAGCGCGCGGCCGAGCGAACGCGCCTCGAGTCCCTCGTGCCGGCGGCGGGCCAGGAAGGCGCGGACGTCGGCGGGCCGGAGGTCGGAGAGCGCGGCGATCCGGGGCGGCTCCCCCAGGTGCCCGGTCAGGAAGGAGAGGAACTGGCGCGCGTCGCGCTCGTAGGCCTCCAGGGTCTTGGGCGAATAGCGCCGCTCGGCCCCCAGGTGGCGGAGCCAGTCCTGGACGGCGGCGGCGAGGTCCGGCGCGGCGATGAGGAGAGGAGCCTGACTGGTCATGGCCGCATCTTCCGGGCACGTGATGAACGGCCCATTACCGCCTATCTTCCCCTCATGCTCCCGCCCCGTCCGAATCGCCCCCCTGCCCCCATGGACGAAACCGACCTCCTCTTCGCCGACCCCGCCCGACCGGACCGCGACGTGGTCCCGGTTGTGGTGCCGGTCGCGATCGGCACGGCCTATTCCTACAAGGTGCCTCGCGGCATGACGGTGCGCCCCGGCTCGATCGTCACCGTGCCGCTCGGGCCGCGCGAGGTGATCGGCGCGGTCTGGGACGACGAGCCGGGCGGGGAGCCCGTCGGCCACAACCGGCTCCGGCCGATCGCCGGCGTCTTCGACGCCCCGCCCCTCGACCCCACCGTGCGCCGCTTCGTCGACTGGGTGGCGCACTACTACATGATGCCGCGCGGCATGGTCCTGCGCATGGTGCTGCGCGCGCCCGAGGCGCTGGAGCCGGAGCCCCCGGTCCGCGGTGTCCGCCTGGCGGGCCCGCCGCCCGAACGCCTGACGCCGGCCCGGCGCCGCGTGCTCGAGGCCCTGGAGGGCGGCTTCGCCTGGTCGCGTGTCGGCCTCGCCGCCTCCGCGGGCGTCTCCGCCTCCGTCGTCGACGGCCTGATCGCCTGCGGCACCCTCGAACCCGTGGACCTGATGCCGGGCCGGCCGGCGCAGATCCCGGAGCCCGACTACGCGCGGCTTGAACTCTCCGCCGACCAACGCGAGGCCGCCGGCGTCCTCACCGAGGCGGTCCGGGACGGCGGCTTCAAGGTCCTGCTGGTCGACGGCGTCACCGGCTCCGGCAAGACCGAGGTCTATTTCGAGGCGATCGCCGAGACGGTCCGACGGGGCCGCCAGGCCCTCGTGCTTCTGCCCGAGATCGCGCTGACCGCCGAGTTCATCGACCGCTTCGAGGCCCGGTTCGGCTCGAAACCGGCCGAGTGGCACTCGGAGATCAGCGCCCGGCAGCGCGCCCGCACCTGGCGCGGCGTCGCGACCGGCGAGATTCGCACCGTCATCGGCGCGCGTTCCGCCCTGTTCCTGCCCTACCCCGACCTCGGCCTGGTGGTCGTCGACGAGGAACATGACGGCGCCTACAAGCAGGACGAGGGCGTCGTCTACCATGCCCGCGACATGGCCGTGGTGCGCGGCCGCCTGGGCGGCTTCCCGGTCGTGCTCGCCTCCGCGACCCCCTCGATCGAGAGCCGGGTCAACGCCGATCTCGGCCGCTACCGCCGGCTGGTCCTGCCGGCGCGCGTCGGCGGCGCGCAACTCCCCGAGATCACCACCGTCGACCTGAGGCGAAACGGCCTGCCGCGCGGCCGCTCCGTCGCACCGCTGGTCGAGGCGGCCGTCAACCAGGCGATCGGGCGGGGCGAGCAGGCGCTCCTCTTCCTGAACCGCCGCGGCTACGCGCCGCTGACCCTCTGCCGGAGCTGCGGCCACCGCTTCCAGTGCCCCGACTGCTCGACCTGGCTCGTCGAGCACCGGTTCCGCGGCGTGCTCGCCTGCCATCATTGCGGCTACACCATCCGCAAGCCCGAGGCCTGCCCGTCCTGCGGCGACCTCGACAGCCTCACCGCCTGCGGGCCCGGCGTGGAGCGCGTCGCCGAGGAGG
Protein-coding sequences here:
- the odhB gene encoding 2-oxoglutarate dehydrogenase complex dihydrolipoyllysine-residue succinyltransferase, with protein sequence MATEIKVPTLGESVTEATVAKWFKKPGEAVKADEPLVELETDKVTVEVPSPAAGALESILAEAGQTVAVGALLGTIAAGAAGTASPAAAAAAAPAPAAPAPAPAPAPAAAAPSGGMPPAPSAAKLMAETGVAVAEGSGKRGQVLKGDVLAAIDTAAKAPAPAPAPAPAAPPAPRPSPAADDASREERVRMTKLRQTIARRLKDAQNTAAILTTFNDVDMSSLMAIRNQYKDLFEKKHGVRVGFMGFFVKACVAALKEIPAVNGEIDGQDVIYKNYYHIGVAVGSDKGLVVPVVRDADRLSIAGVEKVIGDFGRRARDGQLKIDDMTGGTFTISNGGVYGSLMSTPILNAPQSAILGMHRIEDRPVVRNGQIVVRPMMYLALSYDHRIIDGKEAVTFLVRVKEMIEDPQRLVMDI
- a CDS encoding SDR family oxidoreductase, with the translated sequence MSDRVLVVTGGSRGIGRATVLLAAERGYDVVFSFVSDKAAADSLVDAVSKAERTAVAVRSDIGVEADVLALFAAADRLGTLAGLVNNAGVLDLQARVDEMSVARLERMMRINVIGTILASREAVKRLSTRHGGRGGAIVNLSSAAAVLGAPGQYADYAASKGAIDTFTLGLGREVAAEGIRVNAVRPGLIDTDIHASGGIPDRIAQLRDTIPMKREGTAEECARAILWLLSDEASYSVGAVLPVTGGR
- the lpdA gene encoding dihydrolipoyl dehydrogenase, with product MAYDLVVIGTGPGGYVCAIRAAQLGLKVAVVEKRKTHGGTCLNIGCIPSKALLHASELFDEAGHGFAVLGIKATPELDLPAMMKHREDTVRSNVTGIDFLMKKNKITAHHGTGRIVSAGQVEVTAEDGSKQVLDTKAIVIATGSDVARLPGIEIDEKQVVSSTGALELDKVPGRLVVVGAGVIGLELGSVWRRLGSEVTVVEYLDRILPGMDLDVAKQFQRLLEKQKFAFRLSTKVTKVEKAGDSLKVTVEPAAGGEPQAIDADVVLVAIGRVPYTAGLGLEEVGVARDNRGRVEIDAHFRTSVPGIYALGDVVKGPMLAHKAEDEGVAVAEILAGQAGHVNYDVIPGVVYTMPEVASVGRTEEELKAAGIAYKAGKFPFTANGRAKSTRHTDGFVKVLADAATDRVLGVHIIAAGAGEMIHEAAVLMEFGGSAEDLARTCHAHPTMSEAVKEAALAVDKRPIHM
- a CDS encoding TraB/GumN family protein produces the protein MRALRLLPLIVAALLSAPAEAAPPVCGGRDLLAEMKTADPVQHAAILASGAAVENGEAGFWRIDPPNGAAPSWLLGTAHLSDPRILDLPPARARALDGARVVALENTNVLDPALARAAYGEGLTAMVYQDGRTLAGVIGPEAWAAVKAEVERRGIPGWAVMGWKPWILSFGLLMYPPCELQRWIAGVDFLDIAIGKRAKAAGKPVVDLETVIDQFQAIDAMSEAEQIAFLRALVAAGPRLEDLQETTVALYRSGRVGLLWATAVALFRPPEGGSGFAEGLLRNASFRRNHAMAATARPLIDGGNAFLAVGALHLVGEEGLVALLRRSGYRLTAVP
- a CDS encoding tyrosine recombinase XerC, which produces MTSQAPLLIAAPDLAAAVQDWLRHLGAERRYSPKTLEAYERDARQFLSFLTGHLGEPPRIAALSDLRPADVRAFLARRRHEGLEARSLGRALAGVRSLVRFLERRDGVNAAPFAAVRAPKPGKSLPKPLEAGPALRLVDARESLAEEPWVAARDAAVLGLLYGAGLRISEALALTRAAAPIAAESLRVTGKGGKTRVVPILPAIRRGVLDYLKLCPWPLEPEGPLFVGVKGGPLSPRVVQLAVERLRGALGLPDSATPHALRHSFATHLLAGGADLRSIQELLGHASLSTTQVYTGVDTARLIEIYRKTHPRA
- a CDS encoding primosomal protein N', which encodes MDETDLLFADPARPDRDVVPVVVPVAIGTAYSYKVPRGMTVRPGSIVTVPLGPREVIGAVWDDEPGGEPVGHNRLRPIAGVFDAPPLDPTVRRFVDWVAHYYMMPRGMVLRMVLRAPEALEPEPPVRGVRLAGPPPERLTPARRRVLEALEGGFAWSRVGLAASAGVSASVVDGLIACGTLEPVDLMPGRPAQIPEPDYARLELSADQREAAGVLTEAVRDGGFKVLLVDGVTGSGKTEVYFEAIAETVRRGRQALVLLPEIALTAEFIDRFEARFGSKPAEWHSEISARQRARTWRGVATGEIRTVIGARSALFLPYPDLGLVVVDEEHDGAYKQDEGVVYHARDMAVVRGRLGGFPVVLASATPSIESRVNADLGRYRRLVLPARVGGAQLPEITTVDLRRNGLPRGRSVAPLVEAAVNQAIGRGEQALLFLNRRGYAPLTLCRSCGHRFQCPDCSTWLVEHRFRGVLACHHCGYTIRKPEACPSCGDLDSLTACGPGVERVAEEAAALFPEARRLVLSSDLPGGTGRLKDELAAVARGDVDIVIGTQLVAKGHNFPRMTVVGVIDADLGLAHGDPRAAEKTFQLLQQVTGRAGRAGGEAHGYLQTHAPEHPVLRAIVSGDRERFYRTEIEERMRAFMPPFSRLAGIVVSAEGRDPALGAAQSLAQAIPPSDTIRVLGPTEAPIAVVRGRHRFRFLVIAPRNADLQAYLAGWLGARRWGQGGVKVHVDIDPQSFL